One Xiphias gladius isolate SHS-SW01 ecotype Sanya breed wild chromosome 13, ASM1685928v1, whole genome shotgun sequence genomic window carries:
- the desmb gene encoding desmin b, with translation MACYSSSAQATSSYRRTYGHTGYATPSLNRSLLGHAAGGGGHVTSRVYEMARSKSTPAYRVSSSYYGRGPVASSRASVARSYAGMGETLDFSLADTLNQEFLTTRTNEKVELQHLNDRFASYIEKVRRLEQQNQALTVEVERLRGREPAHVADLYEEEMSELRRQVDILTNQRSHIEMERDNLADDLEKLKLRLQEEIHQKEEAENNLAAFRADVDAATLARLDLERRIETLQEEIAFLKKIHEEEIRELQTQMQETQVQVQMDMSKPDLTAALRDIRAQYEGIAAKNISEAEEWYKSKVSDLNQAVSRNNEALKHARQETMEFRHQIQAYTCEIDSLKGTNESLMRQMRDMEDRHGREAGGFQDTITRLEGEIANMKDEMARHLREYQDLLNVKMALDVEIATYRKLLEGEESRITLPVQSYSTLSFRETSPEHQQRATEMHSKKTVLIKTIETRDGEVVSESSQHQQDIM, from the exons ATGGCCTGCTACAGCTCCTCCGCCCAGGCCACCTCCTCCTACCGCCGCACCTACGGTCACACCGGCTACGCCACGCCCTCCCTCAACCGCTCGCTGCTGGGCCACGCCGCCGGCGGAGGGGGCCACGTCACCTCCAGGGTCTACGAGATGGCCCGGAGCAAATCGACGCCAGCCTACCGGGTCTCCTCCAGCTACTACGGCAGGGGGCCGGTGGCGTCATCGAGGGCCTCCGTCGCACGCTCCTACGCCGGCATGGGCGAGACTCTGGACTTCAGCCTGGCCGACACCCTCAACCAGGAGTTCCTGACCACGCGGACCAACGAGAAGGTGGAGCTGCAGCACCTGAACGACCGCTTCGCCAGCTACATCGAGAAGGTCCGCCGCCTGGAGCAGCAGAACCAGGCGCTGACGGTGGAGGTGGAGCGCCTGCGCGGCCGCGAGCCCGCGCACGTCGCCGACCTGTACGAGGAGGAGATGAGCGAGCTGCGGAGGCAGGTGGACATCCTGACCAATCAGAGGTCGCACATAGAGATGGAGCGGGACAACCTGGCCGACGACCTGGAGAAGCTCAAACTCAG ACTCCAGGAGGAGATTCACCAGAAGGAGGAAGCCGAGAACAACCTGGCTGCTTTCAGGGCG GACGTGGACGCCGCCACTCTGGCTCGCCTGGACCTGGAGAGACGCATCGAGACGCTGCAGGAGGAGATCGCCTTCCTGAAGAAGATCCACGAAGAG GAGATCCGCGAGCTGCAGACCCAGATGCAGGAGACTCAGGTTCAGGTCCAGATGGACATGTCCAAGCCCGACCTGACGGCGGCACTGAGAGACATCAGAGCCCAGTACGAAGGCATCGCCGCCAAGAACATCTCGGAGGCCGAGGAGTGGTACAAGTCCAAG GTGTCTGACCTGAACCAGGCGGTGAGTAGGAACAACGAGGCACTGAAGCATGCCCGGCAGGAGACCATGGAGTTCAGGCACCAGATCCAGGCCTACACCTGTGAGATCGACTCACTCAAAGGCACC AACGAGTCCCTGATGAGGCAGATGCGGGACATGGAGGACCGGCACGGGCGCGAGGCCGGCGGCTTCCAGGACACCATCACCCGGCTGGAGGGAGAGATCGCCAACATGAAGGACGAGATGGCGCGCCACCTCCGCGAATACCAGGACCTGCTCAACGTCAAGATGGCGCTGGACGTGGAGATCGCCACCTACAGGAAGCTGCTGGAAGGGGAGGAGAGCAG GATCACCTTGCCTGTGCAGAGCTACTCCACCCTGAGCTTCCGAG AGACCAGCCCCGAACACCAGCAGCGTGCCACCGAGATGCATTCGAAGAAAACTGTCCTCATCAAGACCATCGAGACCCGCGACGGAGAG GTTGTCAGTGAGTCGTCGCAGCACCAGCAGGACATCATGTAA
- the tmem198b gene encoding transmembrane protein 198-B has product MTTTLEMLLARPDRELSPERLDGCGDSGGRYKVVPSVVCSMCCLFGIIYCFFGYRCFKAVMFLTGLMFGSVVIFMLCYKERVLDTQLSVEASVGIGLGIGTLCGLVTMLVRSVGLFMVGLLLGLLVAVATLVGLEELSDSPPRSVWVPLGVLLGLGMLFAVLTLQWQRLFTTLSTAVFGAAVITVALDYFIELFALVLYMYERLKAAPGKPVCWLTWVVLGVWPALTLLGVMVQWKVTAEGYSHTKVIISRQQRRMQVMRIRQRDDRYRNKKKKKQQHGSASHHNHQAKQLHPEPAYRRKPNPIRRYDTDVLSPSYIQSFRDRQVQAQPFPGRLVGGPHDVVDVGYDCGSVTPLAGAAGPSLRV; this is encoded by the exons ATGACGACCACCCTGGAGATGCTGCTGGCCCGGCCCGACCGGGAGCTGAGCCCCGAGCGGCTGGACGGCTGCGGGGACTCTGGCGGCCGTTACAAGGTGGTTCCCTCCGTCGTCTGCTCGATGTGCTGCCTTTTCGGCATCATTTACTGCTTCTTTG GCTACCGCTGCTTCAAAGCAGTGATGTTCCTGACGGGCCTGATGTTCGGCTCCGTCGTCATCTTCATGCTCTGCTACAAGGAGCGCGTGCTGGACACCCAGCTGAGCGTGGAGGCCTCGGTGGGCATCGGCCTGGGCATCGGCACGCTCTGCGGCCTGGTCACCATGCTGGTTCGCAGCGTGGGCCTCTTCATGGTGGGCCTGCTGCTGGGCCTGCTGGTGGCCGTGGCCACCCTGGTTGGCCTGGAGGAGCTTTCCGACAGCCCGCCGCGCTCCGTCTGGGTGCCCCTTGGCGTGCTGCTTGGCCTGGGCATGCTGTTTGCCGTGCTCACCCTGCAGTGGCAGCGTCTCTTCACCACGCTGTCCACAGCAGTGTTCGGCGCAGCAGTGATCACGGTGGCTTTGGACTACTTCATAGAGCTCTTCGCCCTCGTGTTGTACATGTACGAGCGGCTGAAGGCGGCGCCTGGCAAGCCTGTGTGTTGGCTGACATGGGTGGTGCTTGGGGTGTGGCCTGCCCTCACCCTCCTGGGTGTCATGGTCCAGTGGAAGGTGACCGCTGAGGGATACTCCCATACCAAGG TTATCATTAGCCGGCAACAGAGGAGGATGCAGGTGATGCGGATCCGTCAGCGGGACGACCGCTACCgcaacaagaagaagaagaagcagcagcacgGCTCCGCCTCCCACCACAACCACCAGGCCAAGCAACTCCACCCAGAACCCGCCTACCGCCGCAAACCCAACCCCATCCGCCGCTACGACACGGACGTCCTCTCGCCG agctacATCCAGAGTTTCCGAGACCGGCAGGTGCAGGCGCAGCCGTTCCCGGGACGGCTGGTGGGTGGACCCCACGATGTGGTGGACGTGGGCTACGACTGCGGCTCCGTGACGCCCCTCGCCGGAGCAGCAGGACCTTCGCTACGGGTCTGA